A region from the Pseudomonas cucumis genome encodes:
- a CDS encoding ABC transporter permease — protein sequence MAIAVPVNAGTDPTLKQRLKHAERINRWKAQALIAPLVLFLLLVFLVPIVALLFKSVGNPEVVGTMPRTVAAIASWDGRGLPAEPVYKAASEDLAEARKNQTLGDLSKRLNMELAGYRSLLTKTARALPFATEPASYKEALEGLDERWGDPAYWQVVRRNTSNITPYYLLAAVDHRIDDLGEVAPATPDQAIYLDIFARTFWMGLIITLICLVLAYPLAYLLANLPSRQSNLLMILVLLPFWTSILVRVAAWIVLLQSGGLINSGLMAMGIIDKPLELVFNRTGVYISMVHILLPFMILPIYSVMKGISPTYMRAAISLGCHPFASFWRVYFPQTYAGVGAGCLLVFILAIGYYITPALLGSPNDQMVSYFVAFYTNTSINWGMATALGGLLLLATVVLYLIYSWLVGASRLRLS from the coding sequence ATGGCTATCGCCGTTCCCGTGAACGCGGGCACTGACCCCACCTTGAAGCAGCGGCTCAAGCACGCCGAGCGGATCAACCGCTGGAAAGCACAAGCCTTGATCGCGCCGTTGGTGCTGTTTCTGTTGCTGGTGTTTCTGGTGCCGATCGTGGCGCTGCTCTTCAAAAGCGTCGGTAACCCGGAAGTGGTCGGCACCATGCCGCGCACCGTGGCAGCCATCGCCAGTTGGGATGGCCGAGGCCTGCCGGCAGAGCCTGTGTACAAGGCCGCCAGCGAAGACCTCGCCGAAGCCCGCAAGAATCAGACCTTGGGCGACTTGTCCAAGCGCTTGAACATGGAGTTGGCCGGCTACCGCAGCCTGCTGACCAAAACCGCACGCGCCTTACCGTTCGCCACCGAACCGGCCTCCTATAAAGAAGCGCTGGAAGGCCTCGACGAGCGCTGGGGTGATCCGGCCTATTGGCAGGTCGTGCGTCGCAACACCAGTAACATTACGCCTTATTACCTGCTGGCGGCCGTCGATCACCGTATCGACGACCTGGGGGAAGTTGCCCCGGCCACCCCCGATCAGGCGATCTACCTCGATATCTTCGCCCGCACCTTCTGGATGGGCCTGATCATCACCCTGATCTGCCTGGTGCTGGCCTACCCGCTGGCCTACCTGCTGGCGAACCTGCCATCGCGGCAAAGCAACCTGTTGATGATTCTGGTGCTGTTGCCGTTCTGGACCTCGATTCTGGTGCGGGTCGCCGCGTGGATTGTGTTGCTGCAATCGGGTGGCTTGATCAACAGCGGTCTGATGGCCATGGGCATTATCGATAAGCCGCTGGAGCTGGTGTTCAACCGCACCGGGGTCTACATCTCGATGGTGCACATCCTGCTGCCGTTCATGATTCTGCCGATCTACAGCGTGATGAAAGGCATCTCGCCAACTTACATGCGTGCAGCGATTTCCCTCGGCTGCCACCCGTTCGCCAGTTTCTGGCGGGTGTATTTCCCGCAGACCTATGCCGGTGTCGGCGCCGGTTGCCTGTTGGTGTTCATCCTTGCCATCGGCTACTACATCACCCCGGCATTGCTGGGCAGCCCGAACGATCAGATGGTCAGCTATTTCGTCGCCTTCTACACCAACACCAGCATCAACTGGGGCATGGCGACCGCGCTCGGTGGGCTGTTGCTGCTGGCGACCGTGGTGCTTTATCTGATTTACAGCTGGCTGGTGGGCGCCAGTCGCCTGCGCCTGAGCTAA
- a CDS encoding ABC transporter permease, with protein MLSPYMSPIERVWFYSLRILCGLILLFLILPVLVIIPLSFNSGSFLVYPLQGFSLHWYQDFFASAEWMRSLKNSMIVAPAATVLAMIFGTLAAIGLTRGDFPGKPLVMALVISPMVVPVVIIGVASYLTFAPLGFGNSYISLIVVHAVLGVPFVIITVSATLQGFNQNLVRAAASLGASPLTAFRRVTLPLIAPGVISGALFAFATSFDEVVVTLFLAGPEQATLPRQMFSGIRENLSPTIAAAATLLIAFSVILLLTLEWLRGRSEKLRTAQV; from the coding sequence ATGCTGAGTCCTTATATGTCGCCCATTGAACGGGTGTGGTTCTACAGCTTGCGGATTCTCTGCGGCTTGATTTTGTTGTTCCTGATCTTGCCGGTGCTGGTGATCATTCCGCTGTCGTTCAACTCGGGGAGTTTTCTGGTCTATCCGCTGCAAGGCTTCTCGCTGCACTGGTACCAGGACTTCTTTGCTTCGGCGGAATGGATGCGTTCGTTGAAGAACAGCATGATCGTGGCCCCGGCAGCGACAGTACTGGCGATGATCTTCGGTACGCTGGCGGCGATCGGCCTGACCCGGGGTGATTTCCCGGGCAAACCGCTGGTGATGGCGCTGGTGATTTCGCCGATGGTGGTGCCGGTAGTGATCATTGGTGTGGCCAGTTACCTGACTTTTGCCCCCTTGGGATTTGGCAACAGCTATATCTCGCTGATCGTCGTGCACGCCGTATTGGGTGTGCCGTTTGTGATCATCACGGTATCGGCGACCTTGCAGGGGTTTAACCAGAACCTGGTGCGGGCCGCTGCAAGCCTGGGGGCTTCGCCGCTGACCGCGTTTCGGCGGGTGACCTTGCCGTTGATTGCGCCGGGCGTGATTTCCGGTGCGCTGTTTGCCTTTGCCACCTCATTCGATGAAGTGGTGGTGACGCTGTTCCTCGCCGGTCCCGAACAAGCGACCTTGCCTCGTCAGATGTTCAGCGGCATCCGCGAAAACCTCAGCCCGACGATTGCGGCTGCCGCGACGCTGTTGATTGCCTTCTCGGTGATCCTGTTGCTGACGCTGGAGTGGCTGCGCGGGCGCAGCGAAAAACTGCGCACCGCACAGGTCTGA
- a CDS encoding ABC transporter ATP-binding protein: MSQVDSSAGASDILVSFRGVQKSYDGENLIVKDLNLDIRKGEFLTLLGPSGSGKTTSLMMLAGFETPTAGEIQLAGRSINNVPPHKRDIGMVFQNYALFPHMTVAENLAFPLTVRGLNKSDVSDRVKRVLSMVQLDTFAQRYPAQLSGGQQQRVALARALVFEPQLVLMDEPLGALDKQLREHMQMEIKHLHQRLGVTVVYVTHDQGEALTMSDRVAVFHQGEIQQIAPPRSLYEEPKNTFVANFIGENNRLNGRLHSHTGDRCVVELGRGEKVEALAVNVGKTGEPVTLSIRPERVSLNGSSESCVNRFSGRVAEFIYLGDHVRVRLEVCGKTDFFVKQPIAELDPALAVGDVVPLGWQVEHVRALDPLLEAH, encoded by the coding sequence ATGAGCCAGGTTGATTCAAGCGCAGGGGCCAGCGATATTCTGGTCAGCTTTCGTGGAGTGCAAAAGAGCTACGACGGCGAGAACCTGATCGTCAAAGACCTCAACCTGGATATTCGCAAAGGCGAATTCCTCACCTTGCTCGGGCCGTCCGGCTCCGGCAAGACCACCAGTCTGATGATGCTCGCCGGTTTCGAAACGCCGACCGCCGGGGAGATTCAACTGGCCGGGCGTTCCATCAACAACGTGCCGCCGCATAAACGCGACATCGGCATGGTGTTCCAGAACTACGCGTTGTTTCCGCACATGACGGTCGCCGAGAACCTGGCGTTCCCGCTGACCGTGCGCGGCTTGAACAAGAGCGATGTCAGTGACCGGGTCAAACGTGTTTTGAGCATGGTTCAGCTCGACACCTTCGCCCAGCGTTATCCGGCGCAACTGTCCGGCGGCCAGCAACAGCGTGTGGCCTTGGCCCGTGCGTTGGTGTTCGAACCGCAACTGGTGCTGATGGACGAACCTCTCGGCGCACTGGACAAACAACTGCGTGAACACATGCAGATGGAAATCAAACACCTGCACCAGCGCCTCGGTGTGACCGTGGTCTACGTGACCCACGACCAGGGCGAAGCCCTGACCATGTCCGACCGCGTCGCCGTGTTCCACCAGGGCGAGATACAGCAGATCGCGCCACCGCGCTCCCTCTATGAAGAACCGAAGAACACCTTCGTCGCCAACTTCATCGGCGAGAACAACCGTCTCAATGGCCGCTTGCACAGCCACACCGGTGACCGTTGCGTGGTTGAGCTCGGTCGCGGTGAAAAGGTTGAAGCCCTGGCGGTCAATGTCGGCAAGACCGGCGAACCCGTCACGCTGTCGATTCGCCCGGAGCGTGTGAGCCTCAATGGTTCGAGCGAGTCCTGCGTCAACCGCTTCTCAGGGCGGGTGGCGGAATTTATCTATCTGGGCGACCACGTCCGGGTTCGCCTGGAAGTCTGCGGCAAGACCGACTTCTTCGTGAAACAACCGATTGCCGAGCTCGATCCCGCGCTCGCTGTCGGCGATGTGGTACCGCTTGGCTGGCAGGTCGAACACGTTCGCGCGCTCGACCCACTTCTAGAGGCGCATTGA
- a CDS encoding ABC transporter substrate-binding protein: MLRSLKFTALVMGMIGAAHAMAAGPDLTVVSFGGANKAAQVKAFYAPWEAAGNGKIIAGEYNGEMAKVKAMVDTKSVSWDLVEVESPELSRGCDEDMFEQLDPALFGKTEDYVKGAIQPCGVGFFVWSTVLAYNADKLKTAPTSWVDFWDTKKFPGKRGLRKGAKYTLEFALMADGVAPKDVYKVLAGKDGQDRAFKKLDELKPSIQWWEAGAQPPQYLASGDVVMSSAYNGRIAAVQKESNLKVVWNGGIYDFDAWAIPKGLDKTRAEAAKKFIAFSVAPQQQKTYSENIAYGPANTQAVPLLSKDVLKDMPTTPENIANQVQIDVSFWADNGEQLEQRFNSWAAK, from the coding sequence ATGTTGAGATCCCTGAAATTCACCGCTTTGGTCATGGGCATGATCGGCGCGGCACACGCAATGGCGGCGGGCCCGGACCTGACCGTGGTGTCCTTTGGCGGGGCGAACAAGGCGGCGCAGGTCAAGGCCTTCTACGCACCGTGGGAAGCAGCGGGCAACGGCAAAATCATCGCTGGCGAGTACAACGGCGAGATGGCCAAGGTCAAAGCCATGGTCGACACCAAGAGCGTGTCCTGGGACCTGGTGGAAGTTGAATCGCCAGAACTGTCCCGTGGTTGCGACGAAGACATGTTCGAGCAACTCGACCCTGCGCTGTTCGGCAAGACCGAAGACTACGTCAAAGGTGCTATCCAGCCATGCGGCGTGGGCTTCTTCGTGTGGTCGACCGTGCTGGCCTACAACGCCGACAAGCTGAAAACTGCTCCGACCAGTTGGGTCGATTTCTGGGATACCAAGAAATTCCCGGGTAAACGCGGCCTGCGTAAAGGCGCCAAGTACACCCTGGAGTTCGCATTGATGGCTGACGGCGTTGCGCCGAAAGACGTCTACAAAGTGCTGGCCGGCAAAGACGGTCAGGACCGTGCGTTCAAGAAGCTCGATGAGCTCAAGCCGAGCATCCAGTGGTGGGAAGCCGGCGCACAACCGCCGCAATACCTCGCCTCCGGTGACGTGGTCATGAGCTCGGCCTACAACGGCCGGATCGCGGCGGTACAGAAAGAAAGCAACCTGAAAGTGGTATGGAACGGCGGTATCTACGACTTCGACGCATGGGCGATTCCAAAAGGCCTGGATAAAACCCGCGCTGAAGCGGCGAAGAAATTCATCGCGTTCTCGGTGGCTCCGCAGCAGCAGAAGACTTACTCGGAAAACATCGCTTACGGCCCGGCCAACACTCAAGCCGTGCCATTGCTGTCCAAGGATGTCCTGAAAGACATGCCGACCACCCCGGAAAACATCGCCAACCAGGTGCAGATCGACGTCAGCTTCTGGGCTGACAACGGCGAGCAACTGGAGCAGCGCTTCAATTCCTGGGCTGCCAAGTAA
- a CDS encoding response regulator: protein MIRVLVAEDHTIVREGIKQLIGLAKDLLVVGEASNGEQLLETLRHVPCEVVLLDISMPGVNGLEAIPRIRALNNPPAILVLSMHDEAQMAARALKVGAAGYATKDSDPALLLTAIRKVAAGGRYIDPDLADRMVFEVGLTDSRPLHSLLSEREFSVFERLAQGANVNDIAQQLALSSKTISTHKARLMQKLNITSLAELVKYAMEHKLL, encoded by the coding sequence GTGATCCGTGTACTGGTAGCCGAAGACCACACCATCGTTCGCGAAGGCATCAAGCAATTGATCGGCCTGGCCAAGGACTTGCTGGTGGTCGGGGAGGCGAGCAATGGCGAGCAGTTGCTCGAGACCTTGCGCCATGTTCCCTGCGAAGTGGTGTTGCTGGATATCTCCATGCCCGGCGTTAACGGCCTGGAAGCGATCCCGCGGATTCGCGCCTTGAACAATCCCCCGGCGATTCTGGTGTTGTCGATGCACGACGAAGCGCAAATGGCCGCTCGGGCGTTGAAGGTTGGCGCCGCAGGCTATGCGACCAAGGACAGCGATCCGGCATTGCTGCTGACGGCAATCCGCAAAGTCGCGGCGGGCGGGCGATACATCGACCCGGACCTGGCCGACCGTATGGTTTTCGAAGTCGGCCTGACTGATTCGCGGCCGTTGCACTCGTTGCTGTCGGAGCGTGAGTTCTCGGTGTTTGAACGCCTGGCCCAAGGCGCCAATGTCAACGACATCGCCCAACAACTGGCCCTGAGCAGCAAAACCATCAGCACCCACAAGGCGCGGCTGATGCAGAAACTCAACATCACCTCCCTGGCCGAACTGGTGAAGTACGCGATGGAGCACAAGCTCCTCTGA